In Lates calcarifer isolate ASB-BC8 unplaced genomic scaffold, TLL_Latcal_v3 _unitig_4816_quiver_743, whole genome shotgun sequence, the following proteins share a genomic window:
- the LOC108902369 gene encoding chromosome partition protein Smc, whose amino-acid sequence MIWFCKNVLLLTFFFYLGLSLVRIYGDEITNIIIMCLSKYASVTVGVSAGIPILIYGLAYQEQRKGKKSKDLEERMQNLKEELNNEEKSLEDVKKEIINLKNLAFCIITRILENQGEQVNLELTDLQPEIEKIREKLQSVESEITECEKRNDIDRKGELLKEKQRLLNELWRPERKKEQLERLQLNTKKLLQDVGPEDLIKMTIEMKEMLENDIQQLKKQLEEKKKEWEVKQQSCCRIC is encoded by the exons atgatTTGGTTCTGTAAAAATGTCCTTCTGTTGACTTTCTTCTTCTATCTGGGTCTGTCCTTGGTGCGTATATATGGAGATGAGATAACCA ATATCATCATCATGTGTCTGTCAAAGTATGCTTCAGTAACTGTCGGAGTCAGTGCTGGAATTCCCATTCTTATTTATGGATTGGCATATCAGGAAC aaaggaaaggaaagaaaagcaagGATTTGGAAGAACGAATGCAAAATCTCAAGGAAGAATTAAACAACGAAGAGAAAAGCCTTGAAgatgtgaaaaaagaaattattaaCTTGAAAAACTTGGCATTCTGTATTATCACGAGGATACTGGAGAATCAGGGAGAGCAGGTCAATCTGGAGCTGACAGACTTACAGCCAGAGATAGAGAAGATCAGGGAGAAACTTCAGTCAGTGGAGAGTGAAATAACAGAGTGtgagaaaagaaatgacatcgacagaaaaggagaactcttgaaagaaaaacaaaggctgTTAAATGAACTGTGGAggccagagagaaagaaggaacaACTGGAGAGACTGCAGCTGAACACAAAGAAACTGCTGCAGGATGTAGGGCCAGAGGATTTAATAAAGATGACAATAGAGATGAAAGAGATGTTAGAGAAtgacattcagcagctgaagaaacaactggaggagaaaaagaaagagtgggAAGTGAAGCAGCAGTCCTGCTGTCGTATCTGTTAA